GCGCTTTATCGACGAGTTGTCCGAAGCGCCTGCGGGCGCCGTGACGATTTTCAGCGCCCATGGCGTCGCCCGTGTCGTCGAGCAGGAAGCGCAGACGCGCGGCCTGAAGGTGCTCAACGCCACCTGCCCGCTCGTCACCAAAGTGCACATTCAAGGCAAGAACTATGTCTCTGCCGGCCGAGAAGTCATTCTGATCGGTCATGCGGGCCACCCCGAAGTCGAGGGGACGATGGGCCAGATCGACGGTCCTGTGCATCTCGTGCAGACCGAGGAAGATGTCGACGCCTTGCCGCTCGCCGACAATACGCCGCTCTCCTACGTGACCCAGACCACGCTGTCGGTCGACGAGACTCGCGGTATCATTGCTGCGCTGCAACGTCGCTTCACCAATATCGTCGGTCCGAACACCAAGGACATCTGCTACGCCACGCAGAACCGCCAGACCGCTGTGCGCGAGCTGTGCGAGCGTGTGGACGTACTGCTTGTGGTCGGGGCGACGAACAGCTCGAACTCGAACCGCCTGCGCGAAATCGGCTCCGAAATGGGGCTGCCGAGTTATCTCGTGGCCGACGGCTCCGAGGTGAATCCGGAATGGGTGCGTGGTCAGGCTCGCATCGGTATCACCGCCGGGGCCTCTGCTCCCGAGCAAATGGTCGAAGACGTGATCGACGCACTGCGTCGCATCGACACCGTCGAAGTGACTCTCATGGACGGCATCGAGGAA
This window of the Pandoraea fibrosis genome carries:
- the ispH gene encoding 4-hydroxy-3-methylbut-2-enyl diphosphate reductase translates to MQVFLAQPRGFCAGVIRAIEIVERALEKYGAPVYVRHEIVHNKHVVDSLKAKGARFIDELSEAPAGAVTIFSAHGVARVVEQEAQTRGLKVLNATCPLVTKVHIQGKNYVSAGREVILIGHAGHPEVEGTMGQIDGPVHLVQTEEDVDALPLADNTPLSYVTQTTLSVDETRGIIAALQRRFTNIVGPNTKDICYATQNRQTAVRELCERVDVLLVVGATNSSNSNRLREIGSEMGLPSYLVADGSEVNPEWVRGQARIGITAGASAPEQMVEDVIDALRRIDTVEVTLMDGIEETIQFRLPSELIKNEPVAAQHAVAG